The following coding sequences are from one Chitinimonas sp. BJYL2 window:
- a CDS encoding pyrimidine/purine nucleoside phosphorylase, giving the protein MIKVNEYFDGKVKSLGFAVEAGTATVGVMAPGEYEFGTGKPERMTVVAGALTVKLPGNDAWQTFKAGQDFHVPGDSRFQLQVAVDTAYLCEFL; this is encoded by the coding sequence ATGATCAAGGTCAATGAGTACTTCGACGGCAAGGTGAAGTCGCTGGGTTTTGCGGTGGAAGCCGGCACGGCCACGGTGGGCGTGATGGCACCGGGCGAATATGAATTCGGCACCGGCAAGCCCGAGCGCATGACCGTGGTGGCCGGCGCGTTGACGGTGAAACTGCCGGGTAACGACGCTTGGCAAACCTTCAAGGCCGGCCAGGATTTCCATGTGCCGGGCGACAGCAGGTTCCAGCTGCAGGTGGCGGTGGATACGGCCTATCTGTGCGAGTTCCTGTAA
- a CDS encoding putative Na+/H+ antiporter, giving the protein MTLAASPTTIEIIGAVLFALAIAHTFSTSIFERLAHSKPQHAGVWHLLGEVEVVFGFWAMVLMGFMLVLLGKAEATQYIDTRNFTEPMFVFVIMVIAGTRAVLHAAKAGVALLARLIPLHANWTFYFLALSVVPLLGSFITEPAAMTLAALMLRDRFYSAGLSSRLKYATLAVLFVNISIGGTLTPYAAPPVLMVAGKWGWDLAFMFLNFGDKALLAVMINALVVTLLFARELRALPPRAETEAAGPMSWTMIGIHLAFLAGVVVFAHHPAAFMGLFLFFMGVASAYPQYQDRLILREGLLVAFFLAGLVVLGGLQQWWLQPVLMTMSADAVFYGATALTAITDNAALTYLGSLVEGLSDEFKYSLVAGAVTGGGLTVIANAPNPAGMSILRGHFDDGAVNPLWLLAAAIPPTIVAALAFRLL; this is encoded by the coding sequence ATGACCCTTGCCGCATCGCCCACCACGATTGAAATCATTGGCGCCGTGCTGTTTGCACTGGCGATTGCTCACACGTTTTCGACCAGCATTTTCGAGCGACTAGCCCATAGCAAGCCGCAACATGCAGGTGTGTGGCACCTGTTGGGCGAAGTCGAAGTCGTGTTCGGCTTCTGGGCGATGGTGCTGATGGGCTTCATGCTGGTGCTGCTGGGCAAGGCCGAGGCCACGCAGTACATCGATACGCGCAATTTCACCGAGCCCATGTTCGTGTTCGTGATCATGGTGATCGCCGGCACGCGCGCTGTGCTGCACGCCGCCAAGGCTGGTGTGGCGCTGCTGGCGCGGTTGATTCCGCTGCATGCCAACTGGACCTTCTATTTCCTCGCGCTATCCGTCGTGCCGCTGCTGGGCTCGTTCATCACTGAGCCGGCGGCCATGACGCTGGCGGCGCTGATGCTGCGTGATCGCTTCTACAGCGCGGGGCTGTCCAGCCGGCTCAAGTACGCCACGCTGGCAGTGTTGTTCGTCAACATCTCCATAGGCGGCACGCTCACGCCTTATGCCGCGCCGCCCGTGTTGATGGTGGCGGGCAAATGGGGTTGGGACCTGGCTTTCATGTTCCTGAACTTTGGCGACAAAGCCTTGCTCGCCGTCATGATCAACGCGCTGGTGGTCACGCTGCTGTTCGCGCGTGAGCTGCGCGCCTTGCCGCCCAGAGCGGAGACGGAGGCTGCCGGGCCGATGAGCTGGACCATGATCGGCATCCATCTGGCTTTTCTGGCCGGGGTGGTGGTGTTTGCGCACCATCCGGCCGCCTTCATGGGCCTGTTCCTGTTCTTCATGGGGGTGGCCTCGGCCTACCCGCAGTACCAGGATCGCTTGATCCTGCGCGAGGGGCTGCTGGTGGCGTTCTTCCTCGCCGGGCTGGTGGTGTTGGGCGGCTTGCAGCAGTGGTGGCTGCAGCCGGTGCTGATGACGATGAGCGCCGATGCCGTGTTCTATGGTGCCACCGCGCTCACGGCCATTACCGATAACGCCGCGCTGACCTATCTGGGTTCGCTGGTCGAAGGCCTCAGTGATGAGTTCAAGTATTCGCTTGTGGCCGGCGCGGTAACCGGTGGTGGCCTGACGGTGATTGCCAATGCGCCCAACCCGGCGGGTATGTCGATACTGCGTGGGCACTTCGACGACGGGGCTGTGAACCCGCTCTGGCTATTGGCCGCGGCGATTCCACCGACTATCGTCGCTGCACTGGCGTTCCGTTTGCTCTGA
- the rsmD gene encoding 16S rRNA (guanine(966)-N(2))-methyltransferase RsmD — translation MPKPAAKSSRSNTVRIIAGQYRRRLLTFPDGDGLRPTPDRVRETLFNWLGQELHGLHCLDLFAGAGALGFEAASRGAARVVMIEMARPAQQALRDNRALLGAQAVELVSADAMAWLARCADRFDLVFLDPPFASDLLPKALALVVPLLNDGARVYVESAKLPPLAGWETLREGKAGVVQYALLRRSPAETNIEQESA, via the coding sequence ATGCCCAAGCCCGCCGCCAAATCGTCCCGCAGCAACACGGTCCGCATCATTGCCGGCCAGTATCGGCGCCGTTTGCTGACCTTTCCCGACGGTGACGGCCTGCGCCCCACGCCTGATCGCGTGCGCGAAACGCTGTTCAACTGGCTGGGGCAGGAGCTGCATGGCCTGCACTGCCTTGATCTGTTTGCCGGCGCAGGTGCGCTGGGTTTCGAGGCTGCGTCCCGCGGTGCCGCGCGCGTGGTGATGATCGAGATGGCGCGCCCGGCCCAGCAGGCGCTACGCGATAACCGCGCGCTGCTCGGGGCTCAGGCAGTGGAACTCGTATCGGCCGATGCTATGGCCTGGCTGGCACGTTGTGCCGATCGCTTTGATCTGGTGTTTCTGGACCCGCCGTTTGCCAGTGATCTGCTGCCCAAGGCACTGGCCCTGGTGGTGCCGCTGCTCAATGACGGGGCGCGGGTGTATGTCGAATCCGCCAAGCTACCACCGCTGGCGGGCTGGGAAACGCTGCGCGAAGGCAAGGCGGGTGTCGTACAGTACGCCTTGTTGCGCCGCTCGCCGGCGGAAACGAACATCGAACAGGAGTCCGCATGA
- the ftsY gene encoding signal recognition particle-docking protein FtsY produces MSDMQDTQAGWGKKLWKTLNTDISELAGGKPAAPVAPATAPNDAPPPVATDAPTAPVPAAEAAGADEKSFWQKTVEVLNTDVTVLAKDVAHASSELWQYKLKAGLAKTRDKLGKELAALFGGGQIDEDIYEELETVLLTADMGVDATTHLLKDVRNRVTLAGLKDASELRGALKGALTELIAPLEKPLAIEGHKPFIIMVAGVNGAGKTTSIGKLAKYFQSQGKSVLLAAGDTFRAAAREQLAAWGERNNVTVIAQEGGDSAAVCFDAINAARARGIDIVLADTAGRLPTQLHLMDEIAKVKRVIAKADPTGPHEVLLVLDANTGQNALMQVKAFDDALGLTGLVLTKLDGTAKGGVIAGIAKQKPIPLRFIGVGEGIDDLRPFTAQDYVDALIE; encoded by the coding sequence ATGTCCGATATGCAAGACACGCAAGCCGGCTGGGGCAAAAAGCTCTGGAAAACACTGAACACCGATATCAGCGAGTTAGCCGGCGGCAAACCTGCTGCCCCGGTCGCGCCTGCAACAGCGCCGAATGACGCCCCCCCCCCGGTTGCCACGGACGCACCCACCGCGCCCGTGCCAGCGGCAGAAGCCGCCGGTGCCGATGAGAAATCGTTCTGGCAGAAGACGGTCGAGGTCCTCAATACCGACGTCACCGTCCTCGCCAAGGATGTGGCCCACGCCAGCAGCGAGCTGTGGCAGTACAAGCTCAAAGCCGGCCTCGCCAAAACGCGCGACAAGCTCGGCAAGGAACTGGCTGCGCTGTTCGGCGGCGGCCAGATCGACGAGGACATTTACGAAGAACTCGAAACCGTGCTGCTCACGGCTGATATGGGCGTGGATGCCACCACCCATCTGCTCAAGGACGTACGCAACCGCGTCACCCTGGCCGGTCTCAAGGACGCCAGCGAGCTGCGTGGCGCACTTAAGGGCGCACTCACCGAGCTGATCGCCCCGCTCGAAAAGCCGCTCGCCATCGAAGGCCACAAACCCTTCATCATCATGGTGGCCGGCGTCAACGGCGCGGGCAAGACCACCAGCATCGGCAAGCTGGCCAAATACTTCCAGAGCCAGGGCAAGAGCGTGCTGCTGGCCGCGGGCGATACCTTCCGTGCCGCCGCGCGCGAGCAGCTGGCCGCCTGGGGCGAGCGCAACAACGTCACCGTCATTGCACAGGAAGGTGGCGATTCGGCCGCCGTGTGTTTTGACGCCATCAACGCCGCCAGGGCTCGTGGTATCGATATCGTGCTGGCCGATACCGCCGGCCGCCTGCCCACCCAGCTGCACCTGATGGACGAGATCGCCAAGGTCAAACGGGTGATCGCCAAGGCCGACCCGACCGGCCCGCATGAAGTGCTGCTGGTGCTCGACGCCAACACCGGCCAGAACGCGCTCATGCAGGTCAAAGCCTTTGACGACGCACTGGGTCTGACGGGCCTGGTGCTGACCAAGCTCGATGGCACCGCCAAGGGCGGCGTGATTGCCGGCATCGCCAAACAGAAGCCGATCCCGCTACGCTTCATCGGCGTGGGTGAGGGCATTGATGATCTGCGGCCGTTTACCGCGCAAGACTATGTGGATGCACTCATTGAATAA
- the ftsE gene encoding cell division ATP-binding protein FtsE has product MIQFNQVTKRYPGGYEALKNLSFQIETGELVFLAGHSGAGKSTLLRLIAGIDRPTAGSVVVNGQNLAAIRRGAVPFVRRHIGLIFQDHKILFDRSVFDNVMLPLQIVGYDPREAARRVRAALDKVGLLGREKMNPVSLSGGEQQRLCIARAVVHRPAILLADEPTGNLDRAYALDIMELFKSFHQVGVTIVISAHDETLMADYGRRILRLSKGQFSQ; this is encoded by the coding sequence ATGATCCAGTTCAACCAAGTCACCAAGCGCTACCCAGGCGGTTACGAGGCGCTCAAGAACCTGAGCTTCCAGATCGAAACCGGCGAGCTGGTGTTTCTGGCCGGTCACTCGGGCGCAGGCAAGTCCACGCTGCTCCGGCTAATTGCCGGCATTGATCGCCCCACCGCCGGCTCCGTCGTCGTCAACGGCCAAAATCTGGCGGCCATCCGCCGTGGCGCCGTGCCCTTCGTGCGCCGCCATATCGGCCTGATCTTCCAGGACCACAAGATCCTGTTCGACCGCAGTGTGTTCGATAATGTGATGCTGCCACTGCAGATCGTGGGCTACGACCCGCGTGAAGCCGCGCGTCGCGTGCGTGCCGCGCTCGACAAGGTGGGCCTGCTGGGCCGCGAGAAGATGAACCCAGTGTCGCTCTCGGGTGGCGAACAGCAGCGCCTGTGCATTGCGCGTGCCGTGGTACACCGCCCCGCCATCCTACTGGCCGACGAACCCACGGGCAATCTCGACCGCGCCTACGCACTCGACATCATGGAGCTGTTCAAGAGCTTCCATCAGGTCGGCGTCACCATCGTGATCTCGGCGCACGATGAAACCCTGATGGCCGATTACGGCCGCCGCATCCTGCGCCTGTCCAAAGGCCAGTTTTCCCAATAA
- the ftsX gene encoding permease-like cell division protein FtsX, with protein sequence MKHWLMLHRIAFASTLKLFASNPLASGFNLLVIGVAVALPLGLMTLVDNLQRLSGRLPTEPEVSVFLYTSATPADINRVRALIGTLPDVTHSTHIDKRQALRDLEESSGMRELLAGLSDNPLPDAFSLTLSTAEPEALSALSNRLKADPAVEAVQLDSEWARRLAALVRLGRDLTVVIAVLFGAGLLLVTTNLIRMQILTRREEIEVSKLIGATDSFIRRPFLYFAGVQAVLGSAIGMLVVAIILQQLAKPVDTLAALYGEHFNLMLPQPAFLLTAMGSVVALSLAGAMLSVRKHLRETD encoded by the coding sequence ATGAAACACTGGTTAATGCTGCACCGTATCGCTTTTGCCTCCACGCTCAAGCTGTTTGCCAGCAACCCGCTGGCATCGGGCTTCAACCTGCTTGTCATCGGCGTGGCGGTGGCACTGCCGCTGGGCCTGATGACGCTGGTCGATAACCTGCAGCGCCTGTCAGGCCGCCTGCCTACCGAACCGGAAGTCAGCGTCTTCCTCTATACCAGCGCCACCCCAGCCGACATCAATCGCGTGCGCGCGCTGATCGGCACCTTGCCCGATGTGACGCACAGTACCCATATCGACAAGCGTCAGGCACTGCGCGATCTGGAAGAGTCTAGCGGCATGCGCGAGCTGCTGGCCGGCCTGAGCGACAACCCGCTGCCCGATGCCTTCAGCCTGACGCTGAGCACCGCCGAGCCAGAAGCACTAAGCGCACTGAGCAACCGCCTCAAAGCCGATCCGGCCGTGGAAGCCGTGCAACTGGATTCCGAATGGGCTCGCCGTTTGGCCGCATTGGTACGCCTGGGTCGTGACCTCACCGTGGTGATTGCCGTGTTGTTCGGCGCGGGCCTGCTGCTCGTCACCACCAACCTGATCCGCATGCAGATCCTGACCCGGCGCGAGGAGATCGAAGTCAGCAAGCTGATTGGTGCCACGGACAGCTTCATCCGCCGCCCTTTCCTGTACTTTGCCGGCGTGCAGGCCGTGCTGGGCTCGGCCATCGGCATGCTGGTCGTCGCCATCATCCTGCAGCAGCTTGCCAAGCCGGTCGACACGCTGGCCGCCCTCTATGGCGAGCATTTCAATCTGATGCTGCCGCAGCCAGCTTTCCTGCTTACCGCAATGGGTTCCGTGGTGGCGCTGAGTCTGGCCGGGGCCATGCTGTCGGTCCGCAAGCATCTGCGCGAGACGGACTGA